Proteins from a single region of Runella sp. SP2:
- a CDS encoding DUF4386 domain-containing protein produces MGFTKNRERSMALLAGSSLILMALLAGIGYGYAFETLYVEGDTWATFQQFKQAPSLVYWVVATFVGVLLLDVLVGWALYSFFYRTHSHLSMLAAVLRWVYALMLGAALLPLLPLLDATKMQNAAEVMAHLEDFLRAWSLGLILFGVHLLVLGYLILKSPKIPKWLGLLVVFAGVCYVGIHTAQQVIANFEVYRGQIEAILSAPMALGELSLAVWLMVRGGKE; encoded by the coding sequence ATGGGATTTACAAAAAATCGAGAGCGCTCAATGGCGCTGTTGGCAGGTAGTTCTTTAATCTTGATGGCCTTATTGGCGGGCATAGGTTATGGTTATGCGTTTGAAACTTTGTACGTGGAAGGAGATACGTGGGCGACTTTTCAACAATTTAAGCAAGCCCCTTCGCTTGTCTATTGGGTGGTAGCCACGTTTGTCGGGGTTTTACTCTTGGATGTGCTGGTAGGTTGGGCGCTTTACAGCTTCTTTTACCGTACCCACTCACACTTGTCGATGCTGGCGGCGGTGCTTCGCTGGGTCTATGCGCTTATGCTCGGTGCGGCGCTACTGCCGTTGCTCCCTTTGTTAGATGCTACCAAAATGCAAAACGCAGCAGAGGTCATGGCGCATTTAGAAGATTTCTTGCGGGCTTGGTCGTTGGGGCTAATTTTGTTTGGCGTTCACTTGTTGGTGTTGGGGTATTTGATTTTAAAGTCGCCTAAAATCCCAAAATGGCTGGGCCTTCTGGTCGTTTTTGCGGGAGTTTGTTATGTAGGTATTCATACAGCCCAACAGGTCATCGCAAATTTTGAAGTTTATCGGGGGCAAATCGAAGCGATTTTAAGCGCTCCAATGGCCTTGGGCGAACTTTCATTGGCCGTTTGGCTCATGGTGAGAGGCGGGAAGGAGTAG
- a CDS encoding YafY family protein: protein MNRIDRLTAILIQLQSKRVVKAQEIADRFAISLRTVYRDIRALEEAGVPIGAEAGIGYFLEDYHLPPVMFSNEEASALLFGAKLVSKMGDASLNESFESALYKIKSVLKRSEKEHLEDLDSRVAVLNRRRQQPFSEHLLHQIQQAIVRQHVLLIDYVSNYQPQATQREIEPIGLVYYNSHWHLIGYCRLRGDYRDFRTDRIQQLVNTEKFFQKQNLLTLQAYLGRLRVQEDLEETVVWVHRGAAVFMQEQKYSWGFISEETQGKYVRMTFMTQYYEGIGRWLLSYGKHINVEGPQKLKDTMRDIVSEIAEHYLQPY, encoded by the coding sequence ATGAACCGCATCGACCGCCTTACAGCCATCTTGATTCAATTACAATCTAAGCGCGTAGTGAAAGCCCAAGAAATCGCTGATCGTTTTGCCATTAGTCTTCGTACTGTGTATCGCGACATACGCGCGCTCGAGGAAGCAGGCGTTCCGATTGGTGCCGAAGCGGGCATTGGGTATTTTTTGGAAGACTACCATTTACCTCCCGTTATGTTTTCCAACGAAGAAGCGAGTGCGTTGCTTTTTGGAGCAAAGTTGGTAAGTAAAATGGGCGACGCTTCGCTCAATGAAAGTTTTGAATCGGCACTTTACAAAATTAAATCGGTTTTGAAACGGTCGGAAAAAGAACACCTCGAAGACCTCGATAGCCGCGTAGCAGTACTGAACCGTCGCCGTCAGCAGCCATTTTCGGAGCATTTGCTCCACCAAATTCAGCAGGCCATTGTTCGCCAACACGTTTTGTTGATTGATTACGTCTCCAATTATCAGCCACAGGCTACGCAACGCGAAATTGAACCCATCGGACTCGTTTACTACAACTCACATTGGCACTTGATTGGCTATTGCCGCCTTCGGGGCGACTACCGCGATTTTCGTACCGACCGCATTCAGCAATTAGTCAACACGGAGAAGTTTTTCCAAAAACAAAACCTGTTGACCCTTCAAGCCTACCTTGGTCGCCTTCGGGTGCAGGAAGATTTGGAAGAAACTGTCGTTTGGGTACACCGTGGCGCGGCCGTTTTTATGCAAGAACAAAAGTACAGTTGGGGATTCATTTCCGAAGAAACCCAGGGCAAATACGTCCGTATGACGTTTATGACGCAGTACTACGAAGGCATCGGTCGGTGGCTGCTTTCGTACGGCAAACACATCAACGTCGAAGGCCCTCAAAAGCTCAAAGATACCATGCGCGACATCGTTTCAGAAATAGCCGAACACTATCTGCAACCCTACTGA
- a CDS encoding VOC family protein — protein MTTINPYFSFLGNTEEVFLFYKSVFGGEFAGLQRFRDIPGGENMSADEQDKIMHVAYEIAPGYVLMGTDSLESAGHTVNVGNHISLSIGTDNKEEAERLFNGLSAGGEIEMPLQDTFWNAYFGAFTDKFGVKWMVNYDYPQK, from the coding sequence ATGACAACAATCAATCCTTACTTCAGCTTTTTGGGAAACACCGAAGAAGTTTTCCTTTTTTACAAATCCGTTTTTGGCGGAGAGTTCGCTGGTCTTCAACGCTTTAGAGACATCCCTGGCGGCGAAAACATGTCGGCCGACGAGCAAGATAAAATCATGCACGTAGCCTACGAAATAGCGCCAGGTTACGTACTCATGGGTACCGACTCCCTCGAAAGCGCTGGGCATACCGTCAACGTGGGAAACCATATTTCGCTTTCTATCGGAACTGACAACAAAGAAGAAGCGGAACGTCTCTTCAACGGTTTGTCGGCAGGTGGAGAAATCGAAATGCCCCTTCAAGACACTTTCTGGAATGCCTACTTTGGGGCGTTTACCGACAAATTTGGCGTAAAATGGATGGTAAATTACGACTATCCGCAAAAGTAA
- a CDS encoding GyrI-like domain-containing protein, translated as MNNKYTKPFTALVFITQTTLPQLGAHVGHVAQDLYREAAALNLLPTGPIHWNYVGVDGKPDTVFTLDIVLPVQGKEVTSDRFAFQTILPFKCISLVHAGPWEELPQVYGKAMSFIHSQGLQLSGANRELYVIMDFENVANNVTEVQIGVL; from the coding sequence ATGAATAACAAATATACCAAACCGTTCACCGCCCTCGTTTTTATAACCCAAACGACACTTCCACAGCTAGGCGCTCACGTTGGACACGTTGCGCAAGATTTATACCGCGAAGCAGCGGCGCTAAATTTACTTCCAACGGGACCTATCCACTGGAATTACGTAGGTGTGGACGGCAAGCCTGACACAGTTTTTACCCTCGACATTGTGTTACCCGTTCAAGGGAAAGAAGTGACTTCTGATCGCTTTGCTTTTCAAACCATCCTACCTTTCAAGTGCATATCGCTTGTACATGCAGGCCCTTGGGAAGAGCTTCCTCAGGTGTATGGAAAGGCCATGAGTTTCATCCATTCGCAAGGCTTGCAACTGAGTGGCGCCAATCGCGAACTCTATGTAATAATGGACTTTGAAAACGTAGCTAACAATGTCACCGAGGTGCAAATTGGCGTTTTGTAA
- a CDS encoding cupin-like domain-containing protein yields the protein MKLQPIEKRSGLTPEEFREQYLLPGKPVVFKDLAAQWPATQKWTFEYLKKNYGQMNVPLFGNDFHDAGKGYMAPKIHMPFGEYLDLIQAGPTELRMFLFNIFQHAPDLVKDVQIPTITNGFVKEYPFMFFGGQDAVVNLHYDIDCSSVFLTQFQTRKRVVLFAPDQSPYLYQHPFTVQSHVNVLKPDYERYPAFRKAQGWDTTLEHGETIFIPSTFWHFIHYVDGGFSIALRSNDTMFTRLRGLWNITRHFVIDKGMNKVLGPTWKHWKEEKANERALALI from the coding sequence ATGAAATTGCAGCCAATTGAAAAACGTTCGGGCCTTACCCCCGAAGAATTTAGAGAACAGTACCTATTGCCAGGCAAACCCGTTGTTTTTAAAGACTTGGCGGCTCAGTGGCCCGCCACTCAAAAGTGGACGTTTGAGTATTTGAAAAAAAACTACGGACAAATGAACGTACCGCTCTTTGGAAACGATTTTCACGATGCGGGAAAAGGCTACATGGCACCCAAAATCCACATGCCTTTTGGTGAGTATTTGGATTTGATTCAAGCTGGGCCGACGGAGTTACGGATGTTTTTGTTTAACATTTTTCAACATGCCCCCGACTTGGTCAAAGACGTACAAATTCCGACCATCACCAACGGGTTTGTGAAAGAGTATCCGTTTATGTTTTTTGGTGGACAAGATGCCGTCGTCAATCTGCACTATGACATTGATTGCTCTTCGGTGTTTTTGACACAGTTTCAGACCCGCAAACGCGTGGTGCTTTTTGCTCCCGACCAAAGTCCGTATTTGTATCAGCATCCGTTTACGGTACAAAGCCACGTCAATGTTTTAAAACCCGATTACGAACGTTATCCCGCATTCCGAAAAGCACAAGGCTGGGACACGACCCTCGAACACGGCGAAACCATTTTTATTCCCTCTACTTTTTGGCATTTCATTCATTATGTGGACGGAGGATTTTCGATTGCGTTGCGTTCCAACGATACAATGTTTACGCGCCTCCGTGGTTTGTGGAACATTACCCGCCATTTTGTGATTGACAAAGGCATGAACAAAGTGTTGGGGCCGACTTGGAAACACTGGAAAGAAGAAAAAGCAAACGAGCGGGCGTTGGCGCTTATATAA
- a CDS encoding phospho-sugar mutase, whose amino-acid sequence MLEAAVQSKIDQWLSGNYDAETKATIQQLVDQENITELTDSFYKDLEFGTGGLRGLIGVGSNRMNQYTIGAATQGLANYLNKNFAGEKISVAIAHDSRIKSDEFARVTANIFSANGIDVYLFEALRPTPELSFAIRLLGCKSGVVVTASHNPKEYNGYKAYWDDGSQVVAPHDRNVIAEVNAIQSIDDIKFEGDTSKIHLIGKEVDEKYLDQIVSLSISKDAIARQKDLKIVFTPIHGTGVTLVPPLLQKMGFENVTVIAEQAEASGNGQFPTVVYPNPEESEAMSMAVNKAKEIDADLVLGTDPDADRVGIAVKNHHGEIQLLNGNQTATLLIYYLLQAWKEAGKLSGKEFVCKTIVTTDLIDKMAAGYDVYCYNTLTGFKYIAQVIRELEGQQQFIGGGEESYGYLIGDAVRDKDAIASCGMIAELTAYAKDKGLSLFDMLMEVYKQFGFYYEGLISLTKKGKAGAEEIQQMMADFRANPPQSLAGSPVIRIDDYKFLKRTENGTTVDIPSGSMGIESSNVLQFFTADGTKFTCRPSGTEPKIKFYVGVVAPLNSNEEFDAVYASLKQKVASIGEELGLK is encoded by the coding sequence ATGCTCGAAGCTGCTGTACAATCCAAAATAGACCAATGGCTTAGCGGAAATTACGATGCCGAAACAAAAGCAACTATCCAACAACTTGTTGATCAAGAAAACATTACCGAACTTACCGATTCGTTTTACAAAGACCTAGAATTCGGAACAGGAGGTTTGCGCGGTCTGATTGGCGTGGGTTCCAATCGGATGAACCAATACACCATAGGGGCAGCTACGCAAGGATTGGCCAATTACCTCAACAAAAATTTTGCGGGTGAAAAAATTAGCGTGGCGATTGCCCACGACAGCCGTATCAAATCAGACGAGTTTGCACGGGTAACGGCCAATATTTTTTCGGCCAATGGCATTGATGTCTATCTTTTTGAAGCCCTGCGCCCCACGCCAGAACTGAGCTTTGCGATTCGTCTTTTGGGATGTAAAAGTGGCGTGGTCGTGACGGCTTCCCACAATCCTAAAGAATACAATGGCTACAAAGCGTACTGGGACGATGGCTCGCAAGTGGTAGCACCACACGACCGCAACGTGATTGCGGAAGTAAACGCCATTCAGTCGATTGACGACATTAAGTTTGAAGGCGATACCTCGAAAATTCACCTCATCGGCAAAGAGGTGGACGAAAAATACCTCGACCAAATTGTGTCACTTTCTATTTCTAAAGACGCTATTGCGCGCCAAAAAGACCTTAAAATTGTCTTTACACCCATCCACGGAACGGGCGTGACGTTGGTACCGCCGTTGCTTCAAAAAATGGGCTTTGAAAACGTGACTGTTATCGCCGAGCAAGCCGAAGCCAGCGGAAACGGCCAATTCCCGACGGTAGTTTATCCCAACCCTGAAGAATCGGAAGCAATGTCGATGGCGGTCAATAAAGCCAAGGAAATTGATGCGGATCTTGTATTAGGTACCGACCCCGACGCCGACCGCGTAGGGATTGCCGTTAAAAACCACCACGGTGAGATTCAATTACTTAACGGTAACCAAACCGCTACGTTACTCATTTATTACCTCCTCCAAGCGTGGAAAGAAGCGGGTAAATTGAGCGGAAAAGAGTTTGTTTGTAAGACCATCGTAACCACCGACCTCATCGACAAAATGGCGGCGGGTTACGACGTTTATTGCTACAATACGCTCACAGGCTTCAAGTACATTGCCCAAGTAATCAGAGAGTTAGAAGGACAGCAACAGTTTATCGGCGGTGGTGAAGAAAGCTACGGCTACCTCATCGGCGACGCTGTGCGCGACAAAGATGCCATTGCCAGTTGCGGAATGATCGCTGAGTTGACGGCCTACGCCAAAGACAAAGGCTTGAGCTTATTTGATATGCTAATGGAAGTCTATAAACAATTTGGCTTCTACTACGAGGGACTCATTTCGCTAACCAAAAAAGGAAAAGCTGGGGCCGAAGAAATCCAGCAAATGATGGCCGACTTCCGCGCCAACCCTCCGCAGTCGTTGGCAGGTTCGCCCGTGATTCGCATCGACGATTATAAATTCTTGAAGCGCACCGAAAACGGCACGACCGTTGACATTCCTTCGGGAAGCATGGGAATTGAGTCATCTAACGTGCTTCAATTCTTTACCGCCGACGGCACGAAGTTTACCTGTCGCCCGTCGGGTACGGAGCCTAAAATCAAGTTTTATGTAGGCGTAGTAGCACCGCTCAACAGCAACGAAGAGTTTGATGCAGTTTACGCTTCATTGAAACAAAAAGTAGCCTCTATCGGGGAAGAATTGGGACTGAAATAA